The following DNA comes from Rhipicephalus microplus isolate Deutch F79 chromosome 6, USDA_Rmic, whole genome shotgun sequence.
TCATTAACCAAGTGGTACACCATTTCGAAACGTTAGTAAGATCGTTCTCTAAGGTTAACTGGTCAGAGGTGTTTAGTATTGTGCGGTagacaacgcagtcatctgcgaacatacgtatattactggttacatgcaaaggtaagtcgttaatatagattaaaaatagtagcgggccaaggacggagccttgagggacacctgatgttactggGATGGCAGTAGACAGGTGGTTATTTACAGCGACGCGTTGTGATCGATTAGTAAGGAACTCTATTATCCATTTTATGACGGTGGGATGTAAATTTAGTTGGGAAAGTTTAGCGAACAATCGTTGATGAGgcaccttatcgaatgctttagcatAATCAAGAAAAACGGCATCAGTTTGCACGTTAACGTCGAGGTTAGTATGAATGTCATGCAAGAAGGctgccagctgtgtttcacacgACAACCCCTTGCGGAAGCCGTGTTGTGaagggtgaaaaaaattattgctgtcgagaaaattcattatgtgggagtagatgacatgctccatgatcttgcaggggacgcttgttagggagatggggcgatagttaagtggagagtttctatcgcctgatttgaagaccggaaCGACCTTCCCTATCTTCCAGTCACATGGGATGATTCCTGAGGAAAGGGACTGGGAAAATATTAGAGCAAGAAAAAGCGAAGCACTCTCTTTAACATTTTTTAGAATTTTGGAATTGATACCATCCATGCCCGCAGAGGAtgacaatttcattttttctattatagACAATATTCCATTTGCGCAGAAATTGATTgctggcatgtcatgattacaatTAAAGCCAAGTGAAGGTATGCGGGAGTGTATGCTTGGTTCATCAGTAAAAACTGTAGCAAAAGAAGCGTTGAATAGATTCGCACATTCCCCGTCAGTAATAGCTTCACCAGATTCAAGGGTTAGTACAGTGTCACGCGGTTTGTCAGCCTTAAGTGTTTTCCAGAACTGTCTGGGATTAGTCTGCAGTAGCTTGGGTAGGTCTGTGTTATAGAAGAAGTTTTTTGCTTTGCGCAGGGCTAAAAGATAATTGCGGTCAGCCTCATAGTACCTATCCCATACACTCGGTTGACCTGCACGTTTGGCAGATcggaataaacgtttctttttattttcaaggcGTTTTAGATTTTTAGTAAACCAGGGTTTGTTGCAGGTGCTTGTGAAGCTGACTTTAGGTATGAATTTATCGGTTAGCTCCGTCAGTTTACCGATAAAGCGGGTCCAATTCGTATCTACTGTGTGTTGATGTAAAGTTGCTTGGAAAGTGTGGAAGAATGCGCTAAGAGCTTCGTTTATTGTTTCGTAATCCCCTCTGTCATATAGATGGATCGTTTTTTTGTAGGTTTCTCGTTTAAGcggttgaaaagaaaaagtggcgtgaattgtcttatggtcactgatttcgGGTAGATAGTGAATGCGTGACAGGCTTTCAGGATTGTTGGTTAGTATCAGATCCAGGACACTGGCTGTATCTTGCGATACACGTGTTGGCTCTGTGACTAGTTGGGTCATGTTGAAGTTTAGGCAAATATCAAGAAACGCATTAGCTTCACCTACACCCGTAGATGAATGCACATTGCTGGTGCGCCATTCTATTTgtgggaagttaaaatcaccgaATAAAAGTACGTGCGCGTTTGGATGAGCAGACGTGAGCTGGCACATGGCCTGATTAAGTTGGTTGCTAAAATTGGAACTAGCACGGGGTGGTCGGTAGCAAACGCCCAGTACAACGGACTGAGGATGTGCCTTAATAAGTACCCAGAGCATTTCTAGCTCTGTTTTAATATGTACGACTGAGCAAGATAATTGCTCGTGAACAGCAATGAGTACACCGCCACCACGAGTAGATGCGCGGTTATTCCTGTACAACTGGAAGTTTGGTAATTCTGACAGAACTTCGTCATCACGGATGTCATCAGTTAACCACGTTTCGGTAAGTAATAGCACATTGCTTTCAGAGGATGATACAGTGCTAGATATAAGTTCCCGTTTGGGTAGgaaactgcgaatgttagtgTAAATAACAGAAAGTGAAAGAGTTTTGCTAGTAACCGCAACAgcggtcgtttttttttcccgGTGGCTTGATTGCTACGATAGTTCTTTGACGGTGTTTGATTCGGCGTCGAAAATGTAGCGCTTCTGAttcatgtgcagtgttttgaagtgCATTGAAAATGGCTTGTTGTTACTTCTCGCAAAAGCAATTAGTTGTTTTCTAGCATTTTGGACTGAGCGTGAGAAGTCTTCACCTATGCCGTAACTTGTCCCCTTAAGCTTGCGACCATTCGATAATATTGCAGTTTTTGTCTTGTGCAGAGCAATCTTCACGATTATGGGCCGGGAGCGTTCAGGTGAATGTCGACCGAGACGATGCGCGCGTTCGATATCTCTTGGTTCTAAGTGAACCTGTAGGTTGTCCCGGCAAAGATTCATTACCAGCCGCTCCGATTCAGAAAATGTTTCAGATGCGGAAGGGTCCGGGATACCGTAAAATATTAGGTTGTTTCGCCTTGAGCGATTTTCAGCGTCATCAATACGGGCTTCTAGTGCAAAGATTCTGCAGGAGGTCTGCTCCGTGTTAACGCGCAGGACTTCTATTTCTTTTCGAAGTGGTACCAGAGACTGATAATGACTTTCAAGGTCTGATAATCTTTTGTTCAGTTCGCCAATTGTTTTATCGGTGTTACCGAGCTGAGACTTCAAGCCCTGTACTTCTGCAATTAGTTGTGTTTGACCTGTAGATAGCTTACGCAATTCAGCAAGAAGGTTCTCAGAGATATTTGAagggccagggttagtttcaacaTCTCCAGCTAGAATTAGTAGTGCACGAATTACATGGACACACTCGGCAATAATAACCATACAGCAATGCGGGCTTGGCAGCTGTACCAGAAAGTAATTACCAGATCTT
Coding sequences within:
- the LOC119165538 gene encoding uncharacterized protein LOC119165538 gives rise to the protein MQMVRYVIAHLLLPALAHAVAPAEHGFSCPGSDEGSACPLPIVKCLARPEEGLWAAELNQAWTVASSSTSTSPTPIKEQGPSTERCGLGVCATARITNQFAPAMQMVRYVIAHLLLPALAHAVAPAEHGFSCPGSDEGSACPLPIVKCLARPEEGLWAAELNQAWTVASSSTSTSPTPIKEQGPSTERCGLGVCATARITNQFAPAMQVGEPYVVFSKRSGNYFLVQLPSPHCCMVIIAECVHVIRALLILAGDVETNPGPSNISENLLAELRKLSTGQTQLIAEVQGLKSQLGNTDKTIGELNKRLSDLESHYQSLVPLRKEIEVLRVNTEQTSCRIFALEARIDDAENRSRRNNLIFYGIPDPSASETFSESERLVMNLCRDNLQVHLEPRDIERAHRLGRHSPERSRPIIVKIALHKTKTAILSNGRKLKGTSYGIGEDFSRSVQNARKQLIAFARSNNKPFSMHFKTLHMNQKRYIFDAESNTVKELS